One Salvia miltiorrhiza cultivar Shanhuang (shh) unplaced genomic scaffold, IMPLAD_Smil_shh original_scaffold_386, whole genome shotgun sequence genomic window carries:
- the LOC131004343 gene encoding cyclin-B1-2-like — MDPAKTIPLEGRADDLLRFGIHGVKSDIIEPHPLQSARRSAKQTQEEMKKKILANTYGAAFLMKMEMDRQILSKFQRPPGVVHSSFVGLEAFTGTMEEFGFEDYLNDPRESESYRPVDLHHGMEVRLGLSKGPPCPSFM; from the exons ATGGACCCCGCGAAGACGATACCACTGGAAGGCCGCGCCGACGATTTGCTACGCTTCGGGATCCACGGCGTCAAGAGCGATATCATCGAACCCCACCCTCTTCAATCTGCCCGTCGCTCT GCGAAGCAAACGCAAGaagagatgaagaagaaaatcctGGCGAATACTTACGGCGCAGCATTCCTGATGAAGATGGAGATGGATCGTCAGATTCTCTCCAA ATTTCAAAGGCCTCCTGGTGTAGTACATTCGTCGTTTGTAGGTCTAGAGGCCTTTACTGGAACTATGGAAGAGTTTGGTTTTGAAGATTATCTCAACG ATCCTAGGGAGTCTGAATCATACCGTCCAGTTGACCTGCATCACGGTATGGAAGTTCGTCTTGGTCTGTCGAAAGGACCGCCATGCCCCAGTTTCATGTGA